One Pseudalkalibacillus hwajinpoensis genomic window, GATAATCACTTATATCATATCCATTATCATCATTCGGTGACTGATACACTGGTGAGAGCCAAACGACATCTATTCCTAACTCCTTTAAATAATCTAGCTTTTCCGTAATTCCCCTAATATCGCCGATGCCATCACCGTTACTATCATTAAAACTTCGAGGATATATTTGATAAACAACGCTTTCCTTCCACCACTGCTGTGCCATGCTGCATCCTCCTAGAAAAAGATAATTCCTTAAATTTGCGCAAACGTTTTCACTAACTATTATAAAAGAATGCTGGTTATAGTACAACAGCTAACAATCCCTGCTTTTCCATCAATAAGGACAAGTTCTTTTATAAATGAATCAAGGATTGGTATAATAGAATTTATCGGCAAACCCTTCCAAACGAAGGAAGAATGTAGAACGAGAGGAGATAGGAGCAACAATGAGCATCATCCAAGTAAAAGATCTAAAGAAATCGTTCGGAGATTTAGAAGTACTTAAGAATATTAATACAAACGTAAAAGAAAAAGAGGTTGTATGCGTCGTTGGTCCTTCTGGCTCAGGTAAAAGTACCTTTCTTCGGTGTTTAAATAAATTAGAAGAAATAACTGGTGGTAGTGTGATCGTAAATGGCCACAACATAGCTGACCCTAAGACGAATATCAACAAAGTTCGACAGGACGTTGGAATGGTTTTTCAACATTTTAACCTTTTCCCTCATAAGACCGTGCTTGAAAACGTGACTTTAGCCCCAATCAAAGTCAAAGGGGATAATAAACAAAACTCAGCCAAAAAGGCGAAGGAGCTTCTCGCAAAAGTTGGCCTTGAAGATAAAGCCAATAATTATCCCGGGGAACTATCAGGGGGTCAAAAGCAGCGTGTCGCTATAGCAAGGGCTCTTGCTATGGAGCCAAAAGTTATGCTTTTCGATGAACCAACCTCTGCACTTGACCCTGAAATGATTGGTGAAGTTCTAGAAGTCATGAAAGACCTTGCCAAAGAAGGTATGACGATGGTTGTTGTCACACATGAAATGGGGTTTGCTCGCGAAGTAGGCGATCGTGTGATTTTCATGGACGGTGGATATATCGTTGAAGAAAACGTTCCTAATGAACTATTCTCAAATCCTCAAAACGAGCGGACGAAAGCTTTTTTAAGTAAAATCCTATAACAAAACGTGCAGGGAAAACCCTGCACGTTTTGTTATTATGTAGAACGTATTCAAAATTTTTATGAAGCAATATCTTGCTAAATCCCACTACTTTTCTTCATTATCAATAACATCAAATATCTTTCTAGATTCAAATAAATCCACTACCTTATTCAACCACTCATAGTATCCCAACGCATAAGACATTTTATCTAAATCAGCTTCTGCCGTCATTTTTTCTTCGTTAGAAATATCATTCTCCAGTACGTCCATAAGTTCAGAAATGGATTCTCTACAAGCATCTCTATTCATTTCAATTCCTTTACGCCAGTGAATACAAAAGAAATCTGTAAAGGTTTGATACCAATCTGACTTCACCTCGTA contains:
- a CDS encoding amino acid ABC transporter ATP-binding protein translates to MSIIQVKDLKKSFGDLEVLKNINTNVKEKEVVCVVGPSGSGKSTFLRCLNKLEEITGGSVIVNGHNIADPKTNINKVRQDVGMVFQHFNLFPHKTVLENVTLAPIKVKGDNKQNSAKKAKELLAKVGLEDKANNYPGELSGGQKQRVAIARALAMEPKVMLFDEPTSALDPEMIGEVLEVMKDLAKEGMTMVVVTHEMGFAREVGDRVIFMDGGYIVEENVPNELFSNPQNERTKAFLSKIL
- a CDS encoding GbsR/MarR family transcriptional regulator; translation: MHSLQDNRVENARERVIESISKNMDIYSVTPSVGRLYGAMFFEKEPMTLDEMKDKLQMSKTSMSTGVRTLIDLNMVDKVWRKGERKDLYEVKSDWYQTFTDFFCIHWRKGIEMNRDACRESISELMDVLENDISNEEKMTAEADLDKMSYALGYYEWLNKVVDLFESRKIFDVIDNEEK